GTCTGAATAACATCTTGCGCTGAGCGTCGGCGGGCGAAGGTTAGAGCAACAGGGCCTGGCGAAGCCTCAGCTCCTCGATGCTCCCGTTTTCCCGTCGCCATGAGGAAAAGAAAGTGCATTCTGTTTCCCCGCGCGTCGCCTCCCTTGACAGAAACATCCCCGCCCTCCTGAAGACATGCCCGGCTTTCTACTGACGAGGTGTTCCGGATCTTCGCCTGTTCAAGGGTAGAAAAATACCTCTATTTTTCTCGGCTGGAACTTCAAGTGTGTAACATGAGAGGACGCAGACCCTGCCCCTCCACGCAGCACCAGACTGAGCATGTGGAAACGTTGCTCCGAGCTGCAAGACGTGGTGCAAAATGTGCCAAATACACCTTTGCACAACTTCGTGATCGAGGTTATGAACACCAAAATAATacgcaaaaagcaaaaaaaaatcatcctaaaTTGTTTACTTTCGCATCACCTCGTATCTCTCTATTTAGGCCAATCTTCATTAtcttagagaaaaaaattaaatacagaaTTATTGATAACCATGGATAATAACACGGTAGTAAAAACGATCACACACACAGGGAAATCTGCAGAGAGAGCTCTCGTGTAAACAGAAGAGGTGTGAGAGGAGGTGTCACAGGGCACGAGGTGATGTGTACCGAGTATAGTACGTGTGCTTTGGGGAGATTTGATTCGTGCNNNNNNNNNNNNNNNNNNNNNNNNNNNNNNNNNNNNNNNNNNNNNNNNNNNNNNNNNNNNNNNNNNNNNNNNNNNNNNNNNNNNNNNNNNNNNNNNNNNNNNNNNNNNNNNNNNNNNNNNNNNNNNNNNNNNNNNNNNNNNNNNNNNNNNNNNNNNNNNNNNNNNNNNNNNNNNNNNNNNNNNNNNNNNNNNNNNNNNNNNNNNNNNNNNNNNNNNNGGGTTTAGtaaagttttgggttttgttgtaatGATTTTGAAATGAGTTGGTTGTTAGTAATGAGTTAGTAAGACTTTGGTTTGTTAGTAATGATGGGTTGTTGAAAATGATTTTAGAAATGACTTTGGTTTTTAGTAATGATTTAGTAAGATGTTGTTGTTAGAAATGATTTTTAGTAACGACTTTGGGTTGTTAGAATGATTTTGGTTTGTTAGTAATGATTTTAGTAAGATGTTGGTTGTTTTAATGATGTTAGTAAGACGTGGTTGTGTAATGATTTTTGAAATGCTTTGGTTTTTAGTAATGAGTTAGTAATACGTTGGTTGTTAGAAATGATTTAGTGATGAGTTGGGTTTTTAGTAATGAGTTGAAATGACACTGGTTTTTTATAATGATGTTGTAAAGATGTTGGTTTTGTAATGTGTTAGTAATGACGATGGTTGTtagtaatgatgttagtaatgacGTTGGTTGTTAGTAATGATGTTAGTAAAGAGTTGGTTGTTAGAAAAGTCCCCCCTTCTGTGCATCGTTTTCCGTTCTCTACGTGCACCAACTCCTATCTTCCCGTTATTTATCCCCACCAATTTCCCGTCTTCATCTCCACCAATTTCCcgttttcatcttcccttttttcgttttctatctcCCCCAAGTTCCCGTTTTcatcttctcattttccctttttcccatctccttcgattttccccgttttctatctctcgcctcctcccGCCGAGCCATCATAACCTTTTGAGCTTTTCACCTGCACGAGGAAGTAAGGAGACATGGCGTTGGTGTTCATGAGCCGCGTCCCCGTTCCCCGGAAGCTTCACGATCGGCGTCGGGAAGAAGGGAGCGTTGTTGACGAGGAGGTCGAGGCGGCCCCACTGNNNNNNNNNNNNNNNNNNNNNNNNNNNNNNNNNNNNNNNNNNNNNNACGGACAGGTCGCCGGAGATCACGTGTGCACTGTTCGCTCGGGCGCTGAACGAATGGGTGTNNNNNNNNNNNNNNNNNNNNNNNNNNNNNNNNNNNNNNNNNNNNNNNNNNNNNNNNNNNNNNNNNNNNNNNNNNNNNNNNNNNNNNNNNNNNNNNNNNNNNNNNNNNNNNNNNNNNNNNNNNNNNNNNNNNNNNNNNNNNNNNNNNNNNNNNNNNNNNNNNNNNNNNNNNNNNNNNNNNNNNNNNNNNNNNNNNNNNNNNNNNNNNNNNNNNNNNNNNNNNNNNNNNNNNNNNNNNNNNNNNNNNNNNNNNNNNNNNNNNNNNNNNNNNNNNNNNNNNNNNNNNNNNNNNNNNNNNNNNNNNNNNNNNNNNNNNNNNNNNNNNNNNNNNNNNNNNNNNNNNNNNNNNNNNNNNNNNNNNNNNNNNNNNNNNNNNNNNNNNNNNNNNNNNNNNNNNNNNNNNNNNNNNNNNNNNNNNNNNNNNNNNNNNNNNNNNNNNNNNNNNNNNNNNNNNNNNNNNNNNNNNNNNNNNNNNNNNNNNNNNNNNNNNNNNNNNNNNNNNNNNNNNNNNNNNNNNNNNNNNNNNNNNNNNNNNNNNNNNNNNNNNNNNNNNNNNNNNNNNNNNNNNNNNNNNNNNNNNNNNNNNNNNNNNNNNNNNNNNNNNNNNNNNNNNNNNNNNNNNNNNNNNNNNNNNNNNNCAAAGGTTATGTAACGGGGTCGCTTAATTATCCCCTAATCTAAAGATGGATTAGATTGATCCATCGTctgaaactcactcactcactcgcttttATTGATGCTCTTATTAAGACTTTGTCACTGCAAAAAATCACTTCAATACTAAAGCACTCAAGACCCTATTATGCAAGATGACATAACACAGAGATTGCAGAATGGCACTCACCTGTTTAGTTCGTCAGCAACGGCCTGCGCCTCCGTCCTCGAATTGTTGCAATGCACTACCACGTTGAAACCTCGCCTGTGCAAAGCGAACACGATGGCTCTCCCGACTCTCCGAGCTCCTCCTGTGACCAGTGCCACTCGGCCCTCCCCCCACTGACTGTCTGTCACTGTGGGGTCATGGAAACCATTAGCCACTGTCTTCTTCTCCATGGCTCACTTGGTACTTTTGAGGCCCGGTGCGTGAGGGAAACTGGCGAGCATCGCTTGTTCCACTGATGTGATCAAAGCAAGGCGGTGAAAGTGAGGCTAGGCTGGTGGAATTNNNNNNNNNNNNNNNNNNNNNNNNNNNNNNNNNNNNNNNNNNNNNNNNNNNNNNNNNNNNNNNNNNNNNNNNNNNNNNNNNNGAGGAATATCCATCCTGTCCTGTATgtctattgtttttctttaaaatgtgtTGCAACATCTTATTCGAATACCACGTGGAAAGATTAAGTGTTTGACTGCCCGTCTTTTCGATTTGTGTCGTATTGCCAGACGAATGTGTGTCATTGTTTGTAATAAACTATTCACCACCATGTGAACGTTTGGTAGTCTGTTTGTGGTTTTTATGTTCATAGGGTTAATAAGGTGGGGTGCTGAGGAGTTGCTTTAACAGTGCGTCATAAGTTacggtgtttgtgagtgtgttataGACTAAGATGTTTATCAGTATGTCATAAGCTAAGATTGTCACCCTCAAGAAGTGTTCTGCTGGATGTATCCGCTATGTTATGagaatttaatatatgttatataagagtGTGTCCCGATATATATGTGACTCTAGGTATTACAATAAGGTGCCCCAAACGTAAAAGCGAATAAACATGCATTGATTCTGCAATGTGCAACGGGAAAAcccagaggaggaagagggaccaGGCGACATTAAACCACATCTCTTTGGcctgatgtgtgtgatgtgactCTACGACTCTTGCCGTTACCAGGATGTGAAGACAGCGTTCAGCACGAATGTTTATAAACTTGAGCATATATCAGCAACGTAACTGTAATTTCAGGAGGGCCCAAGAGAAAGTAAGCCCCAGTCAGTGTCAAGGAGGCTGGGGGCACCTGTAATCCACAAGCAGTTCTTTGAACTTGCAAGACAGGTTTGTGTGTTCGAGAGGAAAGACCGTGGAAAGGAACATTGAGGAATGGAAAACATGAGACATTTTAACAGTCGTTTGTAGAATCAGAAACATAAGCTATCCACAAANNNNNNNNNNNNNNNNNNNNNNNNNNNNNNNNACACGTCTATTCCATGCTAAAGGAGTGAAGATATATCTAAGGGAAACTATGGTAAAATCAGGCACGTCTCCCATTTTTAGACTGCGTGACTTAATAAAGATGATTGGCAGAAAGGGTTCCCTTTTGGAAGCtttgggcagaaaaaaaaaacgaaaagaaaacatagATGATGAATTTAGGAAAcagagtaaaggagggagagagggggggggtatgtggggcAGGTGGTTAGATNNNNNNNNNNNNNNNNNNNNNNNNNNNNNNNNNNNNNNNNNNNNNNNNNNNNNNNNNNNNNNNNNNNNNNNNNNNNNNNNNNNNNNNNNNNNNNNNNNNNNNNNNNNNNNNNNNNNNNNNNNNNNNNNNNNNNNNNNNNNNNNNNNNNNNNNNNNNNNNNNNNNNNNNNNNNNNNNNNNNNNNNNNNNNNNNNNNNNNNNNNNNNNNNNNNNNNNNNNNNNNNNNNNNNNNNNNNNNNNNNNNNNNNNNNNNNNNNNNNNNNNNNNNNNNNNNNNNNNNNNNNNNNNNNNNNNNNNNNNNNNNNNNNNNNNNNNNNNNNNNNNNNNNNNNNNNNNNNNNNNNNNNNNNNNNNNNNNNNNNNNNNNNNNNNNNNNNNNNNNNNNNNNNNNNNNNNNNNNNNNNNNNNNNNNNNNNNNNNNNNNNNNNNNNNNNNNNNNNNNNNNNNNNNNNNNNNNNNNNNNNNNNNNNNNNNNNNNNNNNNNNNNNNNNNNNNNNNNNNNNNNNNNNNNNNNNNNNNNNNNNNNNNNNNNNNNNNNNNNNNNNNNNNNNNNNNNNNNNNNNNNNNNNNNNNNNNNNNNNNNNNNNNNNNNNNNNNNNNNNNNNNNNNNNNNNNNNNNNNNNNNNNNNNNTTGCCGCCGCTCGAAGCCAGAACGCTTAAAAAAAATTCTGAGtaagaaacagaggaggagaggatcgTGGAGGAGATTAGCCTTCNNNNNNNNNNNNNNNNNNNNNNNNNNNNNNNNNNNNNNNNNNNNNNNNNNNNNNNNNNNNNNNNNNNNNNNNNNNNNNNNNNNNNNNNNNNNNNNNNNNNNNNNNNNNNNNNNNNNNNNNNNNNNNNNNNNNNNNNNNNNNNNNNNNNNNNNNNNNNNNNNNNNNNNNNNNNNNNNNNNNNNNNNNNNNNNNNNNNNNNNNNNNNNNNNNNNNNNNNNNNNNNNNNNNNNNNNNNNNNNNNNNNNNNNNNNNNNNNNNNNNNNNNNNNNNNNNNNNNNNNNNNNNNNNNNNNNNNNNNNNNNNNNNNNNNNNNNNNNNNNNNNNNNNNNNNNNNNNNNNNNNNNNNNNNNNNNNNNNNNNNNNNNNNNNNNNNNNNNNNNNNNNNNNNNNNNNNNNNNNNNNNNNNNNNNNNNNNNNNNNNNNNNNNNNNNNNNNNNNNNNNNNNNNNNNNNNNNNNNNNNNNNNNNNNNNNNNNNNNNNNNNNNNNNNNNNNNNNNNNNNNNNNNNNNNNNNNNNNNNNNNNNNNNNNNNNNNNNNNNNNNNNNNNNNNNNNNNNNNNNNNNNNNNNNNNNNNNNNNNNNNNNNNNNNNNNNNNNNNNNNNNNNNNNNNNNNNNNNNNNNNNNNNNNNNNNNNNNNNNNNNNNNNNNNNNNNNNNNNNNNNNNAAAAANNNNNNNNNNNNNNNNNNNNNNNNNNNNNNNNNNNNNNNNNNNNNNNNNNNNNNNNNNNNNNNNNNNNNNNNNNNNNNNNNNNNNNNNNNNNNNNNNNNNtatatttatgtatgtatgattatttaaTCTATAATTATTGTCTTNNNNNNNNNNNNNNNNNNNNNNNNNNNNNNNNNNNNNNNNNNNNNNNNNNNNNNNNNNNNNNNNNNNNNNNNNNNNNNNNNNNNNNNNNNNNNNNNNNNNNNNNNNNNNNNNNNNNNNNNNNNNNNNNNNNNNNNNNNNNNNNNNNNNNNNNNNNNNNNNNNNNNNNNNNNNNNNNNNNNNNNNNNNNNNNNNNNNNNNNNNNNNNNNNNNNNNNNNNNNNNNNNNNNNNNNNNNNNNNNNNNNNNNNNNNNNNNNNNNNNNNNNNNNNNNNNNNNNNNNNNNNNNNNNNNNNNNNNNNNNNNNNNNNNNNNNNNNNNNNNNNNNNNNNNNNNNNNNNNNNNNNNNNNNNNNNNNNNNNNNNNNNNNNNNNNNNNNNNNNNNNNNNNNNNNNNNNNNNNNNNNNNNNNNNNNNNNNNNNNNNNNNNNNNNNNNNNNNNNNNNNNNNNNNNNNNNNNNNNNNNNNNNNNNNNNNNNNNNNNNNNNNNNNNNNNNNNNNNNNNNNNNNNNNNNNNNNNNNNNNNNNNNNNNNNNNNNNNNNNNNNNNNNNNNNNNNNNNNNNNNNNNNNNNNNNNNNNNNNNNNNNNNNNNNNNNNNNNNNNNNNNNNNNNNNNNNNNNNNNNNNNNNNNNNNNNNNNNNNNNNNNNNNNNNNNNNNNNNNNNNNNNNNNNNNNNNNNNNNNNNNNNNNNNNNNNNNNNNNNNNNNNNNNNNNNNNGACCAGTTTCCCAGGCTACTTTGAGAGTAACGTACGGACGAAACAAGAAGAAATGTTATTTAAGAATAGCGATAACTGTCACCGTTGATAATGGAGATAatggaaaaaacaacagcaataatgattatttataatcctgcatataaactattttatatatattttaatattaatattaactaaTTAGTATAATGATCCTTATTAACTATtctaatataaaaaggaaaccctaaaacaaagggaaatccaCCTTAAAATCATTAACCttgatttcataaaaaaagattaGATCAGGCTTTAAAGATTAGGTAGAATgtacggttttaaaaaaaacaactacgCCATGCCGAGCTATGTTACGTGATTATCCTTATTTCCACATAAGGATTTTTCAATCTAGTGCAAGGTTTCATTCGGCTGCGCCTTATCgtattatccttatattactattttttattgaataatttcattaatttttaacttACATTATAtgacatgtatgagtgtgtgctgtcccttttgtattttttactatatatattttttctgttttcgNNNNNNNNNNNNNNNNNNNNNNNNNNNNNNNNNNNNNNNNNNNNNNNNNNNNNNNNNNNNNNATACTCTCGCGTCATTAATACTAATTATGAATTTATTCCACAATTACGTACATCTATATCCGATTATTAatctttttagccttttttttttttacgccaaaAACCCCAGGGAAATTTCAACCCGGAAGATAACATGACTGTTATAAAAGTTTAAGATTTCGCAGGACCTTTTTGGGTTGAAATGTGATGTTATACTATGAATATCAGATTTATTACAAGATTAAAGGgttattctaaaaattttttttaaacccattaaaTAATGACCAATGTTTAATCAAGACGTTTGTTTGATTTCAttccttttataattatttcgcCTCCCTGTATGTATTAgttttatactttaaatttttctgttttttaaaagtaattatttattaaataaaatttatattaattaataatttaagttgcttgtttgtatgtgttgtNNNNNNNNNNNNNNNNNNNNNNNNNNNNNNNNNNNNNNNNNNNNNNNNNNNNNNNNNNNNNNNNNNNNNNNNNNNNNNNNNNNCNNNNNNNNNNNNNNNNNNNNTTNNNNNNNNNNNNNNNNNNNNNNNNNNNNNNNGTTTNNNNNNNNNNNNNNNNNNNNNNNNNNNNNNNNNNTTGTTTTTTTNNNNNNNNNNNNNNNNNNNNNNNNNNNNNNNNNNNNNNNNNNNNNNNNNNNNNNNNNNNNNNNNNNNNNNNNNNNNNNNNNNNNNNNNNNNNNNNNNNNNNNNNNNNNNNNNNNNNNTATTNNNNNNNNNNNNNNNNNNNNNNNNNNNNNNNNNNNNNNNNNNNatatatttttattattatttataNNNNNNNNNNNNNNNNNNNNNNNNNNNNNNNNNNNNNNNNNNTGGGATATTTTTTGAATTAAACTTCGGGTAAAAAATCNNNNNNNNNNNNNNNNNNNNNNNNNNNNNNNNNNNNNNNNNNNNNNNNNNNaaaaaaccccaaaataaggaTAGGAACTTATTAAACTACATTGTTTTAAAGGGTAACCTTTTCCGAATGAACTTAAGTAAAACAGACTTTTAAAACCCCATTCAATAAACCttttaaagggttaaattttatccaaaaataaaaagtaaatgagatTTATTTAAAAGAATCGAGGTTACACCGATAGGCAATAAGTATGAAAACCCAGGCTTTCCGCCTCCACAAAATTACTAAACCTTGAGAAGGCTAAATCCAAACACGAACCTAAAAATCCTCCCGTTTCCAAGGGGATCGGTAACCACCCGAAGGAATTCAGTCGGGAGAAAGTAAATGACGAGGCCCGGCAGACGAGGaattggaagggaagggaaggtattCCAGTCCAAAAACAGcctgccttttcccccccccaaagggagcCGAAACCTCCAATTATTTCAAAGGAGGAAAAGAATTCGTGTTTGAGAAAAAGGGAATTCCATAACAGGTTTTATCCATGTTTATGCCCAGcaatttaagtataaaaaaaggtTGAGACCCCAGGGGGATTATTAATTCCAGAAGGAAAATTTGggttagatggataaataaattattttatgaaagaaaaaagggtgatTGATGAGCTTATTTGGGATGGTTTTTTCCAAGTTGTTTGCCttgtcatttccttttatttattaaaattttattatattattaaaattttgaaattaaagaaaaaccctTATtgtctattaaaattattattgctttacCCATTTCNNNNNNNNNNNNNNNNNNNNNNNNNNNNNNNNNNNNNNNNNNNNCCCCCTTCATCCACACAAAACCTTCccgtttttttatcacttttaaatcttttcccgctttcccaaaccccttttttcatctaCTATCATCTCCTTTCTATCccagaaatgttttctacacaaaTCCCACCTTTATTTTCTAGCAaaccatctcctttttcttttaagcaaacctccctttttccctccccccatcctttctttttctttNNNNNNNNNNNNNNNNNNNNNNNNNNNNNNNNNNNNNtctccttttccccctctcccccccccttttcttccccccttcatggcccttcctttcccccctttcttaatCTCCGTTTCCGATGTCCTCTCCCTCGCCAAGGGGTCGTGAAACGCTTCCGTCGCCCTCCacccttcttctcctattttaaAGAAATGCAGCCTCAACTGAACCTCGTTTATCGTATTCCttaatttcttctattttttatagttatcctttaaaaatttatatgctttttagtttgttttatttcccattattttttttttaaatttgttttttctttttttttttttttattcttttttgttttcctttcttttttttttaatacttttttttttttttactttgtttaattttttatccttttttttattttatttggttttttttttttcctttttttttttttccccttttttttttttactacgggGGTTTGATGAAGTGCGTTGGTTGATAGCGCGCTTCGATCTTTGTTGTTTAAGATTTTAAAGGGGCGGTGGGTGTGTAGTGCGATTTTGGGGTTGAGCGGGGTTAGTGGGGCCCGGCCCTGGTTGGAAGGTTTagattgggggttttaaaaagggaaaatgatgttAGTAATGACGTTGGTTGTtagtaatgatgttagtaatgagGGTGGTTGTTAGTAATGTTGTTGGTAATGAGTTGTTGTTTGTAAGGTTAATGTTAGTAATGGTTGGTTGTTATTTAATGATGTTATAAGACGTTGTTGTATAGATGATGTGAAATAATGAGTTGGTTGTTAGTAAGAGGGTTAGTAATGACGTTGGTTGTTAGTAATGAAGTTGGTTGTTGGTAATGATTGGTTGggaataatgttagtaatggtgTTGGTTGTtagtaatgatgttagtaatgacGTTGGTTTTTAGTAATGATTGGTTGTTAGTTTGTGTTAGTAATGATTTTGGGTTTGTTGGTAAATTTGTTTTGTTAGTAAGTGTTGGTTGTTAGTAATGATGTTAGTAAGATGTTGGTTGTTAGTAATGATGTTAGTAAGCCCGGGGTTGTtagtaatgatgttagtaatgatgTTGGTTGTTATAATgatgttggttggttggttagtAAAGATGTTGGTTGTtagtaatgatgttagtaatgacGATGGTTGTtagtaatgatgttagtaatgatgTTGGTTGTTGTAATCCCCTGTtagtgatatgtttttttttagtaaaacttatctctgttattatgtaaatttgttttttaaatatttttttatctttgttttgtttttttcgttggttttattttttttgtaaattttttaaattttccccttcttcttcgtttcccccCGGGACATCACAACCATCTCTTTTCACCTACAAATAAAAGCTTCTTTTCAACCTTTCCcgttctgggttttttttcctgggtTTC
This genomic interval from Penaeus monodon isolate SGIC_2016 chromosome 22, NSTDA_Pmon_1, whole genome shotgun sequence contains the following:
- the LOC119587385 gene encoding uncharacterized protein LOC119587385, translated to MEKKTVANGFHDPTVTDSQWGEGRVALVTGGARRVGRAIVFALHRRGFNVVVHCNNSRTEAQAVADELNSARANSAHVISGDLSWGRLDLLVNNAPFFPTPIVKLPGNGDAAHEHQRHVSLLPRAGEKLKSSEQRFHMLSLVLRGGAGSASSHVTHLKFQPRKIEITYPHNASPVTLV